A single window of Tumebacillus sp. BK434 DNA harbors:
- a CDS encoding DNA alkylation repair protein: MDLEMVMQELESLGKERIKKTYLNNGAHEPLFGVATGEMKPLAKKIKKNQPLAEQLYATGNYDAMYFAGIIVDPMAMTEADFERWMDAAYFYMLSDFVVAVTLAETDMAQAVADKWIASGEELRMSAGWSCYCWLLGNRPDGEFTLSKLARMLEQVEKTIHDSPDRTKSAMNTFIYTVGISYVPLHEQAVETAKAVGQVEVRRGKKKSSLALASEKIQKDVDRGQLGFKRKHVRC, translated from the coding sequence ATGGATCTCGAAATGGTGATGCAGGAATTGGAGTCGCTCGGCAAGGAACGTATCAAGAAGACGTATCTAAACAATGGTGCACACGAGCCGCTTTTTGGCGTGGCGACAGGCGAAATGAAGCCACTTGCAAAGAAAATCAAGAAAAATCAACCTTTAGCCGAACAGCTTTACGCCACCGGGAACTACGATGCCATGTATTTTGCTGGTATCATTGTGGACCCAATGGCAATGACGGAGGCAGATTTTGAGCGCTGGATGGATGCGGCGTATTTTTATATGTTGTCCGATTTTGTGGTTGCCGTAACTTTGGCAGAAACCGATATGGCGCAAGCTGTTGCCGATAAATGGATCGCAAGCGGTGAAGAACTTAGAATGTCCGCGGGCTGGAGCTGTTACTGCTGGCTGTTGGGGAATCGCCCGGATGGTGAATTTACCCTCAGTAAGTTGGCCCGTATGCTTGAGCAGGTGGAAAAAACGATTCACGATTCTCCTGATCGAACGAAGTCGGCGATGAATACTTTCATCTACACCGTCGGGATTTCATATGTACCGCTCCATGAGCAGGCAGTTGAAACCGCAAAGGCAGTAGGCCAAGTCGAAGTCAGGCGGGGCAAGAAAAAAAGCAGTCTCGCGCTCGCTTCTGAAAAAATTCAAAAGG